The following are encoded in a window of Methanobrevibacter ruminantium M1 genomic DNA:
- the argF gene encoding ornithine carbamoyltransferase, with translation MRSLLSVCDIEEEVETILNIASDFKAGKIEEKPLKDQKLAMIFQKSSTRTRVSFEVGMYELGGTALFLSTNDIQLGRGEPIKDTAKVLSRFVDVIMIRAIEHDDVIELERESDVPIINGLTNLEHPCQALADMLTVKEHKGGFDGKFVYVGDGNNVCNSLLLICGCLGMDMAIACPDEYRPNEEITKKAKEYAKANNSTITITSDIEEAVSGADVIYTDVWVSMGDEEESEKRRADFKDYQVNQNLIDMADDDVIFMHCLPAIRGEEVSAEVIDGPHSVVYDQAENRMHAQKAVLYYFLKELYK, from the coding sequence ATGAGAAGTCTTTTATCAGTCTGTGATATAGAAGAAGAAGTAGAAACAATACTCAATATTGCAAGTGACTTTAAGGCAGGCAAAATCGAAGAAAAGCCCCTTAAGGACCAAAAGCTAGCAATGATCTTTCAAAAGTCCTCTACAAGAACAAGAGTCTCTTTTGAAGTTGGAATGTATGAATTAGGTGGAACTGCACTGTTCTTATCTACAAATGATATCCAATTAGGCAGAGGAGAGCCTATTAAGGACACCGCTAAAGTCTTAAGCAGATTTGTAGATGTAATAATGATTAGGGCAATCGAACATGACGATGTCATAGAGCTCGAGAGAGAGTCAGACGTTCCAATTATAAACGGCCTTACCAATCTTGAGCACCCATGCCAAGCATTGGCAGATATGCTCACCGTAAAGGAGCATAAGGGTGGATTCGATGGAAAATTCGTTTATGTAGGTGACGGAAACAATGTCTGTAACTCACTACTGCTTATCTGCGGATGTTTAGGAATGGATATGGCTATAGCATGCCCTGATGAATATAGGCCTAATGAAGAAATTACCAAAAAGGCTAAAGAATATGCTAAAGCTAACAATTCCACAATAACAATCACATCAGATATAGAAGAAGCAGTAAGCGGCGCAGATGTAATCTATACTGACGTATGGGTAAGCATGGGAGATGAAGAGGAATCTGAAAAAAGAAGAGCAGACTTTAAGGACTACCAAGTAAATCAAAATCTTATTGATATGGCTGATGATGATGTCATATTCATGCACTGCTTGCCTGCAATAAGAGGAGAAGAGGTTAGCGCTGAAGTGATTGACGGACCTCATTCTGTTGTCTACGATCAGGCTGAAAACAGAATGCATGCTCAAAAGGCTGTTTTATATTACTTCTTAAAAGAATTGTATAAATAA
- a CDS encoding tetratricopeptide repeat protein: MEFNDPALEHLVNKITVALNENNKEDAAHYMDIIIDKYPEVANILMNSIEFQNIMAQNEDVEGEEASDDFAIQPGSAMELDEEKIINDMNAMLDIEPTTAQEYIQKGTVLTVTEEYEKALECFDKALELDENNLSALISKGNTLELMEKFDDASKVYDDVMNTEVEEVYDLMSKGYIFEGHQRYNDALKTYDKALQKERYNANILFLKGSCLIKLEQYQKAIDSLEEAIERYSENPYETIFELENAYHNKGVSLHAIGEDDDALEAFSLALGLNPEYYYSYYEIGIIQEDREKYDSALKNYNKFLEYDNTDSEVVEAKERVEELLKE, encoded by the coding sequence ATGGAATTTAACGACCCTGCATTGGAGCATTTGGTAAACAAGATCACAGTTGCGCTGAACGAGAACAATAAGGAAGATGCAGCACATTATATGGACATTATCATAGATAAGTACCCTGAAGTTGCAAATATTTTAATGAACTCTATCGAGTTTCAAAACATAATGGCTCAAAACGAAGATGTTGAAGGTGAAGAAGCATCAGATGACTTTGCAATCCAGCCCGGAAGTGCTATGGAACTTGATGAAGAGAAAATCATAAATGACATGAATGCAATGCTTGATATAGAGCCAACCACAGCTCAAGAATACATTCAAAAGGGTACAGTATTAACAGTTACCGAAGAATATGAAAAGGCATTGGAATGCTTTGACAAGGCTTTAGAGTTGGACGAAAACAATCTTTCAGCACTGATATCAAAGGGAAACACCCTAGAGCTTATGGAAAAATTCGATGATGCCTCAAAGGTATATGATGATGTTATGAACACTGAAGTGGAAGAGGTCTATGACCTTATGAGCAAAGGATATATCTTTGAAGGCCACCAAAGATACAATGACGCCTTAAAAACATATGACAAGGCTCTTCAAAAGGAAAGATATAACGCTAACATTCTATTTTTAAAGGGAAGCTGTCTAATCAAGCTTGAACAGTACCAAAAGGCAATCGACAGCCTTGAGGAAGCTATAGAAAGGTATAGCGAAAACCCATATGAAACCATATTCGAGCTTGAAAACGCATACCACAACAAAGGAGTCTCATTGCATGCAATCGGTGAAGATGACGACGCTCTTGAAGCATTCAGCCTTGCATTGGGATTAAACCCAGAATACTACTACTCCTACTATGAAATAGGCATAATCCAAGAGGACAGAGAAAAGTATGACAGCGCTTTAAAGAACTATAATAAATTCTTAGAATATGACAATACCGACTCTGAAGTTGTAGAGGCTAAAGAAAGAGTAGAAGAATTGTTAAAAGAATAA
- the argS gene encoding arginine--tRNA ligase, with protein sequence MYFKIKTEAEEALRKAVDQFDCEFDEEIKLEFPPNPELGDLASTISFQLAKLLRKAPNLIAPEVVEKIELPEIFERVEATGPYVNFFINHDIFAKQLLDSVDEDYGQLAAVDEKIILEHTSANPNGPLHIGHIRNSVIGDSLRRLLTKAGYNVDTQYYVNDMGRQLAMIVYGMEELGLKLEDQPASKIDHKVGELYFKVNQMIKEDESLNDGVDATIRKYEGGPSELDEKFEYAVNSCLEGVKETLKRMNVKHDAFVWEGQFVRTGIVDNLTQELYDIGYARQEEVLYLDLSEFDIPKELVLRRADGTSLYSTRDIAYHIYKSKNCDKIIDIFGSDHKLAARQVELALEILEEIEPNSDKIEVIFYEFITLPEGSMSTRRGVFISVDELMDEAVRRATEEIISRRPDLDKETIDKIAEEIGIGAIRYYIARLSPEKHITFKWDEALSFERGCASIQYAHARACKLLKKAQEEKGIDLADLTVEDTWSLDENEKELVKLIAKFPSLVEDSAKIRRVHPIAQYCQDLASAFNRFYKAEQVIGSDVENARLLLVEKSRITLRNALDLLGVSAPDMM encoded by the coding sequence ATGTATTTTAAAATAAAGACTGAAGCTGAAGAGGCTTTAAGAAAGGCAGTCGACCAGTTTGACTGTGAATTTGATGAGGAAATTAAATTGGAGTTTCCTCCTAATCCTGAATTAGGTGATTTGGCAAGTACAATTTCATTCCAATTAGCTAAATTGCTTCGCAAGGCTCCTAATTTAATTGCTCCTGAAGTGGTTGAAAAAATCGAGCTTCCAGAGATTTTTGAAAGGGTGGAAGCTACAGGTCCTTATGTAAACTTCTTCATTAATCATGACATCTTTGCAAAGCAGCTATTGGACTCTGTTGATGAGGATTATGGTCAATTGGCTGCAGTAGATGAGAAGATCATATTGGAACACACCTCTGCAAACCCTAACGGTCCGTTGCATATTGGTCATATCAGAAACTCTGTAATCGGAGATTCATTAAGGAGATTGCTTACAAAGGCAGGATATAATGTGGATACCCAATATTATGTCAATGATATGGGAAGGCAGTTGGCCATGATTGTATATGGTATGGAAGAGCTTGGATTGAAGCTTGAGGACCAGCCAGCTTCCAAGATTGACCACAAGGTGGGAGAGCTTTACTTCAAGGTAAACCAAATGATTAAGGAAGATGAAAGCTTGAACGATGGCGTTGATGCAACTATCCGCAAATATGAAGGCGGTCCAAGCGAGCTTGATGAGAAGTTTGAATATGCTGTCAACAGCTGCCTTGAAGGTGTAAAGGAAACCTTGAAGAGAATGAATGTAAAGCATGACGCCTTTGTATGGGAAGGACAGTTCGTTAGAACTGGCATTGTAGACAACCTTACCCAAGAGCTTTATGACATTGGATATGCAAGGCAGGAAGAGGTTTTATACCTTGACTTAAGCGAATTCGACATTCCTAAGGAGCTAGTCCTTAGAAGGGCAGATGGAACTTCCCTTTACTCTACAAGGGACATTGCTTATCACATTTATAAGTCTAAAAACTGTGACAAGATCATTGACATATTCGGCTCTGACCATAAGCTTGCAGCAAGGCAGGTGGAGCTTGCACTTGAGATTCTTGAGGAAATCGAGCCAAACAGCGATAAGATTGAAGTCATTTTCTATGAGTTCATTACCTTGCCTGAAGGTTCCATGTCCACAAGAAGAGGAGTCTTCATCTCTGTGGATGAGCTTATGGATGAGGCTGTTAGAAGGGCAACTGAAGAGATTATTTCTCGCAGACCGGACCTTGATAAGGAAACTATCGATAAGATTGCTGAAGAGATTGGTATCGGCGCAATCAGATATTACATTGCAAGGCTCTCTCCTGAAAAGCACATAACATTCAAGTGGGATGAGGCCTTAAGCTTTGAGAGAGGATGCGCTTCAATTCAATATGCCCATGCAAGAGCATGCAAATTGCTTAAGAAGGCTCAAGAGGAAAAGGGCATTGATTTAGCTGACTTGACTGTTGAGGATACTTGGTCCTTGGATGAAAACGAGAAGGAGCTTGTTAAGTTGATTGCAAAATTCCCAAGTCTTGTGGAAGACTCTGCTAAGATTAGAAGGGTCCATCCTATTGCTCAATACTGTCAGGACTTGGCTAGCGCATTCAATAGGTTCTATAAGGCAGAGCAGGTAATTGGCTCTGATGTGGAAAATGCAAGGCTTCTTTTGGTTGAAAAGTCTAGAATCACTCTTAGGAATGCTCTTGACCTTTTAGGTGTGAGTGCGCCTGATATGATGTAG
- a CDS encoding signal peptidase I produces the protein MKEIAIYLILIIIVLIAAQHLNVVVSGSMEPVMYRGDIVVLQKANLFGIHEFDPHDVQVGDIVVYNAAWYDSPVIHRVINTAEINGTTCFEIKGDNNNKSDPYWVTPEQITDRVITINGQPLVIPKIGYITLWVKGL, from the coding sequence ATGAAAGAAATTGCTATTTATCTCATCCTTATCATAATTGTTCTTATTGCCGCACAACACTTAAATGTAGTTGTCTCAGGTAGTATGGAACCTGTTATGTATAGAGGAGATATTGTAGTACTTCAAAAAGCTAATTTATTTGGAATACATGAATTCGACCCTCACGATGTTCAAGTAGGGGATATAGTTGTTTATAATGCCGCTTGGTATGACAGCCCAGTTATCCATAGGGTTATAAACACTGCAGAGATCAATGGAACTACCTGCTTTGAGATAAAGGGAGATAATAACAATAAATCGGACCCTTATTGGGTGACTCCAGAGCAGATTACAGATAGAGTCATTACAATTAATGGCCAACCATTGGTAATTCCTAAAATAGGATATATCACTTTATGGGTTAAAGGTCTTTAA
- the ilvD gene encoding dihydroxy-acid dehydratase, with the protein MNSDNIKKGVQRAPHRSLLRACGLNDNDFDKPFIGIANSYTDIVPGHIHLRELVDYVKEGIREAGAIPFEFDTMAICDGIAMNHDGMKYSLASREIVVSTVESMTMGHCFDGLVLMPSCDKVVPGMLMAAARLDIPSIFLTGGPMAPSTYKGKNADLITVFEAVGELSSGKITEDELFELESCACSGAGSCSGLFTANTMACITETLGMSLPYCATTLALSEEKKKLAIETGKRIVEMVKEDLRPSQIMTQEAFENAIAMDMALGGSSNTALHIPAIAYELEEKGVHADLDLFDQISDKVAHIALLSPAGQDTMADLHNDGGIPAVLKTISSKLDTSVMTCTGKTLEENLKDASVTGNGVIHTLDDPIHEAGGLTVLKGNLAPNGSIVKSAAVPEDLMHLKGPAKVYNSEEEAVEAIFDHQLKEGDILVIRCEGPKGGPGMREMLNPTSAIMGMGIKNVGLITDGRFSGGTRGPCIGHVSPEAMSGGPIAALKDGDIIEIDIANGNLSVELSDEEIKERIEKADLPEKKVKGWLNIYRRSVSSADEGAILR; encoded by the coding sequence ATGAATAGCGATAATATAAAAAAAGGAGTTCAAAGAGCACCTCACAGATCACTTCTTCGTGCTTGCGGACTTAATGATAATGATTTTGACAAGCCATTCATCGGAATAGCAAACAGCTATACAGACATCGTACCTGGTCATATTCACCTTAGGGAACTTGTCGACTATGTAAAGGAAGGAATAAGAGAAGCTGGAGCTATTCCATTTGAATTTGACACCATGGCCATCTGTGACGGAATCGCCATGAACCATGACGGAATGAAATACTCACTTGCCTCAAGGGAAATCGTTGTAAGCACTGTCGAGAGCATGACCATGGGTCATTGCTTTGACGGACTTGTCCTCATGCCTAGCTGTGACAAGGTAGTTCCAGGAATGCTTATGGCAGCTGCAAGGCTTGACATTCCATCAATATTCCTAACAGGAGGTCCTATGGCTCCAAGCACTTACAAAGGAAAGAATGCAGACCTAATAACTGTGTTTGAGGCTGTCGGCGAACTCTCATCAGGAAAAATCACTGAAGATGAGCTTTTTGAATTGGAATCCTGTGCCTGCTCAGGTGCTGGAAGCTGTTCAGGCCTATTTACAGCAAACACCATGGCCTGCATTACCGAAACCCTTGGAATGAGCCTTCCATACTGTGCAACAACACTCGCCCTCTCAGAGGAAAAGAAGAAATTGGCAATAGAAACAGGAAAGAGAATTGTTGAAATGGTAAAGGAAGACTTAAGGCCATCCCAGATCATGACACAGGAAGCCTTTGAGAATGCAATTGCAATGGACATGGCCCTTGGAGGAAGCAGCAACACTGCACTGCATATTCCAGCCATCGCATATGAATTGGAGGAGAAGGGAGTCCATGCAGATTTGGACCTATTTGACCAGATAAGCGATAAGGTTGCACATATTGCACTTCTATCTCCAGCTGGCCAGGACACTATGGCAGACCTCCATAACGACGGAGGAATCCCAGCTGTCTTAAAGACAATCTCCTCTAAATTAGACACTTCAGTCATGACCTGTACAGGAAAAACCCTAGAAGAAAACCTAAAGGATGCAAGTGTCACAGGAAATGGCGTTATACACACTTTAGACGACCCAATCCACGAAGCAGGCGGACTTACTGTACTCAAGGGAAACCTTGCTCCTAACGGCTCAATCGTAAAGTCTGCAGCAGTTCCAGAGGATCTTATGCATCTTAAGGGACCGGCTAAGGTCTACAACAGCGAAGAGGAAGCTGTGGAAGCAATATTCGACCATCAGCTTAAGGAAGGAGACATCCTTGTAATAAGATGCGAAGGACCTAAGGGAGGCCCTGGAATGAGGGAGATGCTTAACCCTACCTCAGCAATTATGGGAATGGGAATAAAGAATGTAGGACTAATCACAGACGGACGCTTTTCAGGTGGAACAAGAGGCCCTTGCATAGGCCACGTATCTCCTGAAGCAATGAGCGGAGGTCCTATTGCAGCCCTTAAGGACGGAGACATAATTGAAATAGACATAGCAAATGGAAATTTAAGCGTAGAGCTATCTGATGAGGAAATCAAAGAAAGAATAGAGAAAGCCGACCTACCAGAAAAGAAGGTAAAAGGATGGCTTAACATCTACAGACGTTCCGTATCCTCAGCAGACGAAGGAGCTATCTTAAGATAG
- a CDS encoding cupin domain-containing protein — MSMDIKGTPINVEDMIQYQKDSVVSMEIIKKELGTVTLFAFDQGQGLSEHSAPFDAMVQIVDGEAEITLAGEPHTVKKGEMIIMPANVPHALQAVNMPYKMVLTMIKSD; from the coding sequence ATTTCTATGGATATTAAAGGAACTCCAATAAATGTAGAAGATATGATTCAATATCAAAAAGACTCTGTTGTAAGCATGGAAATTATAAAAAAAGAGCTTGGAACTGTAACCCTATTTGCATTTGACCAAGGCCAAGGATTAAGCGAACATAGCGCTCCTTTTGATGCCATGGTTCAAATAGTGGATGGAGAAGCTGAAATCACCCTTGCAGGTGAGCCTCATACAGTCAAAAAAGGCGAAATGATAATCATGCCTGCTAATGTCCCACATGCCTTGCAAGCAGTTAACATGCCGTATAAAATGGTCTTAACCATGATTAAATCAGATTAG
- the hcp gene encoding hydroxylamine reductase: MSDFNMFCYQCSQTARGSACTNAGVCGKNATVARLQDNLIFSMKGISAYNYHCKELGVSDESVDEFLTKGLYTTLTNVNFDIGDLVQLALDSGEANFKVMKMLKEAHIENFGEPVPAEVKVGAQEGPGILVTGHDLKALEELLKQCEGTDVKVYTHSEMLPAHGYPELAKYESLAGQLGGSWIDQRKVFADYNVAILGTTNCVLPPKDAYADRLFTMDIVKIPGAQVIEDYDFKPLIDKAIELGGLEAEELSTISTGFGLSTILSLAPKIKELVLEGKIKRFFLVAGCDSPNPRMSYYREFVENVPEDCIVLTLACNKFRFNNLELGDIEGIPRLLDLGQCNDAIVAIELAVALCELFEMELNDLPLTIVLSWMEQKAAAILWTLLYLGKTDMFIGPVLPAWANDDILNVLVENFNLTPISTPKEDIKKVMG, translated from the coding sequence ATGAGTGATTTCAACATGTTTTGTTATCAATGCAGCCAAACTGCCAGAGGCAGTGCTTGTACAAATGCAGGAGTTTGCGGAAAGAACGCAACTGTTGCAAGACTTCAGGATAATTTGATCTTTTCAATGAAAGGAATATCAGCTTACAATTATCACTGTAAGGAGTTAGGAGTAAGCGACGAATCTGTAGACGAATTCCTTACAAAAGGGCTATACACTACCCTAACCAATGTCAACTTTGATATCGGCGACCTTGTCCAATTGGCCCTTGATTCCGGTGAAGCCAACTTTAAGGTTATGAAGATGCTTAAGGAAGCCCACATTGAAAACTTCGGTGAGCCAGTGCCAGCTGAAGTAAAGGTAGGGGCTCAAGAAGGACCGGGAATACTTGTAACCGGCCACGACCTAAAGGCATTGGAAGAGCTTTTAAAACAGTGCGAAGGGACTGACGTAAAGGTATACACCCACAGTGAAATGCTTCCTGCCCACGGATACCCTGAGCTTGCAAAATACGAATCCCTTGCCGGTCAGCTAGGAGGCTCCTGGATTGACCAAAGGAAAGTCTTTGCTGATTACAATGTAGCCATCTTAGGAACAACCAACTGCGTATTGCCTCCTAAAGACGCTTATGCTGACAGATTATTCACCATGGACATAGTAAAGATTCCAGGTGCACAGGTAATTGAGGATTATGACTTCAAGCCTTTGATTGACAAGGCAATCGAATTGGGAGGACTTGAAGCGGAAGAGCTCTCCACCATTAGCACAGGTTTCGGATTAAGCACAATACTGTCCCTTGCACCTAAAATCAAGGAATTGGTACTTGAGGGCAAGATAAAAAGATTCTTCCTTGTAGCAGGATGTGACAGTCCAAACCCAAGAATGAGCTATTACAGAGAGTTTGTAGAGAATGTTCCAGAAGACTGCATAGTATTGACCTTAGCTTGCAATAAGTTCCGCTTCAACAATCTTGAATTGGGAGACATTGAAGGAATTCCTAGATTATTGGACTTAGGCCAGTGTAATGATGCAATTGTAGCAATCGAGCTTGCAGTAGCATTATGCGAGCTCTTTGAGATGGAGCTTAATGACTTGCCTTTAACAATTGTCTTAAGCTGGATGGAACAGAAGGCTGCTGCAATCCTTTGGACATTGCTATATCTTGGAAAGACTGACATGTTCATAGGACCGGTTCTTCCTGCATGGGCAAATGATGACATATTGAATGTTTTGGTTGAAAACTTCAATCTCACTCCAATATCAACCCCTAAGGAGGACATTAAAAAGGTTATGGGTTAA
- a CDS encoding TrmB family transcriptional regulator — MENIIESLEKFGLTRYEAKAYIGMTNIISGKAEDIAKASEIPRSKIYSTLKELDKKGFITITHTRPIEYKVVPPREVYKRKKEELIKELEDSEEKLDEIYNSQISEVQAPIWLIKTSKNIINKEVEIVKKTRKSLNMRVGFLLEGEGEELIKAFNSIPRNIPIKILASPYCYINQERIDIIELFESARLENLEIIKADIPFVKIIIRDEKELFRTIVKFTGKEKSVLPETAVGVLNQYSDICKNFDERFVNQFNRIKAKKSSMN; from the coding sequence ATGGAGAATATTATCGAATCATTGGAGAAGTTCGGCCTTACAAGGTATGAGGCAAAGGCATATATAGGAATGACAAACATCATAAGCGGAAAGGCTGAGGACATTGCCAAGGCCTCCGAGATACCGCGATCAAAGATCTATTCCACATTAAAGGAACTGGACAAGAAGGGATTCATTACAATAACCCATACAAGGCCAATCGAATATAAGGTTGTCCCTCCAAGGGAAGTCTACAAAAGGAAAAAGGAGGAATTGATTAAAGAGCTGGAAGACTCAGAGGAAAAGCTGGATGAGATATACAACAGCCAAATATCTGAAGTACAGGCTCCTATCTGGCTTATAAAAACAAGCAAGAACATAATCAATAAAGAAGTTGAGATTGTAAAGAAGACAAGAAAATCATTGAACATGAGGGTTGGATTCCTCCTTGAAGGGGAAGGTGAGGAGCTTATCAAGGCATTCAATTCAATTCCAAGAAACATACCGATCAAGATACTTGCAAGCCCATACTGCTATATAAATCAGGAAAGGATTGATATCATTGAACTGTTTGAAAGTGCAAGGCTTGAAAACCTTGAAATCATAAAGGCAGACATTCCTTTTGTTAAGATAATTATTAGGGATGAAAAGGAGCTATTCAGGACAATTGTAAAGTTTACAGGAAAGGAAAAGTCTGTATTGCCTGAGACTGCTGTAGGTGTATTGAATCAATATTCAGACATCTGCAAGAACTTTGATGAGCGTTTTGTTAATCAGTTTAATAGGATTAAGGCAAAAAAGAGTAGTATGAATTAA
- a CDS encoding glycosyltransferase: MAKKVLIIVTGRGLGGDAGIALNVYNALTKRGMECEIALDESAPGILFKKNNMEWNKVIIPQAGGHSATLKTTVNAATRSVKALFKTRSLIKEKKFDLVLGILGGGAIIGALAAKITRTPSVSLLITPLDTKICGKIGTPIILPENNLFLEPNIPDRMVKSFLPVNDNISLGDKKKALDKLNEHCSELKKKNPDAMEFDPSKQTIVFSSGSSLFEKTAQAIDQFSKYSDRFNLVLCGDPLEEEFYKYIDETKIINVGFIDWVNDLLHLADLAVLTNDGLMLHEAMVCNLPVVILKRVKYGRYHDMVSIFKGATIECDLEDLDEAIFDVVDNYDDYAKNTATYKEAILSVGDNIADIVEKSFK; encoded by the coding sequence GTGGCTAAGAAAGTTTTGATTATTGTAACAGGCAGAGGATTAGGCGGAGATGCCGGAATTGCATTGAATGTTTACAATGCCCTTACCAAACGAGGAATGGAGTGTGAGATAGCATTGGATGAATCCGCACCAGGTATATTGTTTAAAAAGAACAATATGGAATGGAATAAGGTTATCATTCCACAGGCTGGAGGCCATTCTGCCACTCTTAAGACAACTGTAAACGCTGCAACACGTTCTGTTAAGGCTCTATTTAAAACAAGAAGCCTAATCAAGGAAAAGAAATTCGATCTGGTCCTTGGAATCCTTGGAGGGGGAGCCATCATAGGTGCTCTTGCTGCAAAGATAACCCGAACCCCTTCTGTAAGCCTTTTAATCACTCCTTTGGACACTAAGATATGCGGAAAGATTGGAACTCCAATAATTCTTCCTGAAAACAATCTGTTTTTAGAGCCTAATATTCCAGATAGGATGGTAAAGTCCTTCTTGCCTGTAAATGACAACATTAGTCTTGGGGATAAGAAAAAGGCCCTTGATAAGTTAAATGAACATTGCAGTGAACTTAAGAAGAAAAACCCAGATGCAATGGAGTTTGACCCGTCTAAGCAAACAATTGTATTCTCATCAGGTTCCAGCCTATTTGAAAAGACTGCCCAGGCAATTGACCAGTTTTCAAAATACAGTGACAGATTCAACTTGGTCTTATGTGGAGATCCTCTAGAAGAGGAGTTTTATAAGTATATTGATGAAACTAAGATAATCAATGTAGGCTTTATAGACTGGGTAAATGATCTTCTTCATCTTGCAGACCTTGCAGTATTGACAAATGACGGCCTTATGCTCCATGAGGCCATGGTGTGCAATCTGCCGGTGGTCATTCTTAAAAGGGTGAAATACGGACGCTATCATGATATGGTTTCAATATTCAAGGGAGCTACCATTGAATGTGACTTGGAAGACCTTGATGAGGCCATATTTGATGTGGTGGACAACTATGATGACTATGCTAAAAATACAGCTACCTATAAGGAAGCCATTTTAAGTGTAGGGGACAATATAGCAGATATTGTTGAAAAATCTTTTAAATAG
- a CDS encoding ribonuclease domain-containing protein, whose amino-acid sequence MKNWKIIGLILIILLAVVSVSGCIGDDSSSDTTSISADALNITEDGTYDSKEEVAAYIDEYHKLPSNYITKSEAKALGWHGGSVEKYAPGKCIGGDIFSNRQSILPIGHEYKECDIDTLGADSRGPKRIVFSTDDYEVYYTGDHYASFEHLT is encoded by the coding sequence ATGAAAAACTGGAAAATAATTGGATTAATATTAATCATCCTTCTTGCTGTCGTTTCAGTTAGCGGCTGCATTGGTGATGACTCTTCATCTGATACCACATCAATCAGTGCAGATGCCCTTAATATTACAGAAGATGGAACCTACGACTCCAAGGAAGAGGTTGCAGCCTATATAGATGAATATCACAAACTTCCTTCCAACTACATTACCAAAAGTGAGGCAAAGGCTCTCGGATGGCATGGAGGCAGCGTTGAAAAGTATGCACCTGGAAAATGCATAGGAGGAGACATATTCTCCAATCGTCAATCAATTCTTCCTATAGGCCATGAATACAAGGAATGCGATATAGACACTCTTGGAGCTGACAGCAGAGGCCCTAAAAGAATAGTCTTCTCTACAGACGACTATGAGGTTTACTATACCGGAGACCACTATGCAAGCTTTGAGCACTTGACTTAA
- a CDS encoding barstar family protein, with protein sequence MTNKLIEKRRERKRLKKIVDNMNEIVLFGEDMKEDPHKYIKETLDFPDYYGENLDALFDCLSEVYNKTIIIKDSVLVDEDIIQTFVDANDENPDMDLILD encoded by the coding sequence ATGACAAATAAGCTAATAGAAAAACGACGAGAGAGAAAAAGACTTAAAAAGATAGTGGATAATATGAATGAGATAGTTTTATTTGGAGAGGATATGAAAGAAGATCCTCATAAATACATTAAAGAGACTTTGGATTTCCCAGATTATTATGGGGAAAACTTGGATGCTCTATTTGACTGTCTAAGCGAGGTTTATAATAAGACAATTATTATAAAGGACAGTGTATTGGTGGATGAAGATATAATTCAGACATTCGTTGATGCCAATGATGAAAATCCAGATATGGACTTGATTTTAGATTAG